Proteins from a genomic interval of Helicobacter pylori Shi112:
- the tnpA gene encoding IS200/IS605 family transposase — protein sequence MVYSCKYHIVWCPKYRRKVLVGAVELRLKEIIQEVAKELRVEIIEMQTDKDHIHILADVDPSFGVMKFIKTAKGRSSKVLRQEFNHLKTKLPTLWTNSCFISTVGGVPLNVVKQYIENQQNSNRPKQKEKWKNYVDNLQTKALHQ from the coding sequence ATTGTCTATTCTTGCAAATACCATATTGTGTGGTGTCCTAAATACAGGCGTAAGGTATTAGTAGGAGCTGTGGAATTGAGATTGAAAGAAATCATTCAAGAAGTGGCTAAAGAATTGAGAGTGGAAATCATAGAAATGCAAACTGATAAAGACCATATCCACATTTTAGCTGATGTTGATCCAAGCTTTGGAGTGATGAAATTCATTAAAACCGCTAAAGGTCGTAGCAGTAAGGTATTAAGACAAGAATTTAACCACTTAAAAACAAAACTGCCTACTTTATGGACTAATTCTTGTTTCATTTCAACAGTGGGTGGTGTGCCTTTGAATGTTGTCAAACAATACATTGAAAACCAACAAAACAGCAACCGCCCTAAGCAAAAAGAAAAATGGAAAAATTATGTTGATAACCTACAAACAAAAGCTCTACACCAATGA
- a CDS encoding CagC family type IV secretion system protein gives MKFLTRITDSYKKVVVTLGLVITTNPLMAVSNPATGISETKTLVVQIISVLAIVGGCALGVKGIADIWKISDDIKRGQATVFAYAQPIAMLAVAGGIIYLSTKFGFNIGEGGGAS, from the coding sequence ATGAAATTTCTTACAAGAATCACTGACAGCTACAAGAAGGTTGTAGTAACTTTAGGGCTAGTGATAACAACCAATCCTTTAATGGCGGTCAGCAATCCTGCAACAGGCATTAGTGAGACTAAAACTTTGGTTGTTCAGATCATTTCTGTTTTAGCGATCGTAGGTGGTTGCGCTCTAGGGGTCAAAGGCATAGCGGATATTTGGAAAATCTCTGATGACATCAAAAGAGGTCAGGCGACTGTTTTTGCTTATGCACAACCCATAGCTATGTTAGCGGTGGCAGGCGGTATTATCTATTTGAGCACTAAGTTTGGCTTCAATATTGGCGAAGGTGGAGGAGCTAGCTAA
- the cagD gene encoding cag pathogenicity island type IV secretion system protein CagD — MINNNSNKKLRDFFLKVLLSLVVFSSYGSANDDNQAKKEALEKEKNTPSGRVYTNLDFDSFKATIKNLKDKKVTFKEVNPDIIKDEVFDFVIVNRVLKKIKDLKHYDPIIEKIFDEKGKEMGLNVELQINPEVKDFFTFKSISTTNKQRCFLSLRGETREILCDDKLYNVLLAVFNSYDPNDLLKHISTIESLKKIFYTITCEAVYL; from the coding sequence TTGATCAACAATAATAGTAATAAAAAACTAAGAGACTTTTTTTTGAAAGTTCTCTTAAGTCTCGTTGTTTTCAGTTCGTATGGGTCAGCAAATGATGATAATCAAGCGAAAAAAGAAGCGCTAGAAAAAGAAAAAAACACTCCTAGTGGGCGTGTTTATACGAATTTAGATTTTGATAGTTTCAAGGCGACTATCAAAAATTTGAAAGACAAGAAAGTAACTTTCAAAGAAGTCAATCCCGATATTATCAAAGATGAAGTTTTTGACTTCGTGATTGTCAATAGAGTCCTTAAAAAAATAAAGGATTTGAAGCATTACGATCCAATTATTGAAAAAATCTTTGATGAAAAAGGTAAAGAAATGGGGTTGAATGTAGAATTACAGATCAATCCTGAAGTGAAAGACTTTTTTACTTTCAAAAGCATCAGCACGACCAACAAACAACGCTGCTTTCTGTCATTGCGCGGAGAAACAAGAGAAATTCTATGCGATGATAAGCTATATAATGTTTTGTTGGCCGTATTCAATTCTTATGACCCTAATGATCTTTTGAAACATATTAGCACTATAGAGTCTCTCAAAAAAATCTTTTATACGATTACATGTGAAGCGGTATATCTATAA
- the cagE gene encoding cag pathogenicity island type IV secretion system ATPase CagE — translation MFVASKQADEQKKLIIEQEVQKRQFQKIEELKADMQKGVNPFFKVLFDGGNRLFGFPETFIYSSIFILFVTIVLSVILFQAYEPVLIVAIVIVLVALGFKKDYRLYQRMERAMKFKKPFLFKGVKNKAFMSIFSMKPSKEMANDIHLNPNREDRLVSAANSYLANSYECFLDDGVILTNNYSLLGTIKLGGIDFLTTSKKDLIELHASIYSVFRNFVTPEFKFYFHTVKKKIVIDETNRDYSLAFSNDFMRAYNEKQKRESFYDISFFLTIEQDLLDTLNEPVMNKKHFADNNFEEFQRIIRAKLENFKDKIELIEELLSKYHPTRLKEYIKDGVVYSKQCEFYNFLVGMNEAPFICNRKDLYLKEKMHGGVKEVYFANKHGKILNDDLSEKYFSAIEISEYAPKSQSDLFDKINALDSEFIFMHAYSPKNSQVLKDKLAFTSRRIIISGGSKEQGMTLGCLSELVGNGDITLGSYGNSLVLFADSFEKMKQSVKECVSSLNAKGFLANAATFSMENYFFAKHCSFITLPFIFDVTSNNFADFIAMRAMSFDGNQENNAWGNSVMTLKSEINSPFYLNFHMPTDFGSASAGHTLILGSTGSGKTVFMSMTLNAMGQFAHNFPANVSKDKQKLTMVYMDKDYGAYGNIVAMGGEYVKIELGTDTGLNPFAWAACVQKTNTTMEQKQTAISVVKELVKNLATKSDEKDENGNSISFSLTDSNTLAAAVTNLITGDMNLDYPITQLINAFGKDHNDPNGLVARLAPFCKSTNGEFQWLFDNKATDRLDFSKTIIGVDGSSFLDNNDVSPFICFYLFARIQEAMDGRRFVLDIDEAWKYLGDPKVAYFVRDMLKTARKRNAIVRLATQSITDLLACPIADTIREQCPTKIFLRNDGGNLSDYQRLANVTEKEFEIITKGLDRKILYKQDGSPSVIASFNLRGIPKEYLKILSTDTVFVKEIDKIIQNRSIIDKYQALRQMYQQIKEY, via the coding sequence GTGTTTGTGGCAAGCAAGCAAGCTGACGAACAAAAAAAGCTAATCATAGAGCAAGAGGTTCAAAAGCGGCAGTTTCAAAAAATAGAAGAGCTTAAAGCAGACATGCAAAAAGGCGTCAATCCCTTTTTTAAAGTCTTGTTTGATGGGGGGAATAGGTTGTTTGGTTTCCCTGAAACTTTTATTTATTCCTCTATATTTATATTGTTTGTAACAATTGTATTATCTGTTATTCTTTTTCAAGCCTATGAACCTGTTTTGATTGTGGCGATTGTTATTGTGCTTGTAGCTCTTGGATTCAAGAAAGATTATAGGCTTTATCAAAGAATGGAGCGAGCGATGAAATTTAAAAAACCTTTTTTGTTTAAGGGCGTGAAAAACAAAGCATTCATGAGCATTTTTTCCATGAAGCCTAGTAAAGAAATGGCTAATGACATCCACTTAAATCCAAACAGAGAAGACAGACTTGTGAGTGCTGCAAACTCCTATTTGGCGAATAGCTATGAATGTTTTTTAGATGATGGGGTGATCCTTACTAACAACTATTCTCTTTTAGGCACAATCAAATTGGGGGGCATTGATTTTTTAACCACTTCCAAAAAAGATCTCATAGAGTTACACGCTTCTATTTATAGCGTTTTTAGGAATTTTGTTACCCCTGAATTCAAATTCTATTTTCACACTGTTAAAAAGAAAATCGTTATTGATGAAACCAATAGGGACTATAGTCTTGCTTTTTCTAATGATTTTATGCGAGCCTATAATGAGAAGCAAAAGAGAGAAAGCTTTTATGATATTAGTTTTTTTCTGACCATAGAGCAAGATTTATTAGACACTCTCAATGAACCTGTTATGAATAAAAAGCATTTTGCAGACAATAATTTTGAAGAGTTTCAAAGGATTATTAGAGCCAAGCTTGAAAACTTCAAGGATAAGATAGAGCTCATAGAAGAGCTATTGAGTAAATACCACCCCACTAGATTAAAAGAATACATTAAAGATGGGGTTGTTTATTCCAAACAATGCGAGTTTTACAATTTTCTTGTGGGAATGAATGAAGCCCCTTTTATTTGCAACAGAAAAGACTTGTATCTCAAGGAAAAAATGCATGGTGGGGTGAAAGAAGTTTATTTTGCCAATAAGCATGGAAAAATCTTAAATGATGATTTGAGTGAAAAATATTTTAGCGCTATTGAGATTAGTGAATACGCCCCTAAATCACAGAGCGATTTGTTTGACAAGATCAACGCTCTAGACAGCGAATTTATCTTTATGCATGCTTATTCGCCTAAAAACTCACAGGTTTTAAAGGACAAGCTAGCTTTCACCTCTAGAAGGATTATTATTAGTGGGGGTTCTAAAGAGCAGGGCATGACTTTAGGTTGCTTGAGCGAATTAGTGGGTAATGGTGATATTACGCTAGGCAGTTATGGTAATTCTTTAGTGCTGTTTGCTGATAGCTTTGAAAAAATGAAACAAAGCGTCAAGGAATGCGTCTCTAGTCTTAACGCTAAAGGTTTTTTAGCCAACGCAGCGACTTTCTCTATGGAAAATTACTTTTTTGCCAAACATTGCTCTTTTATTACGCTTCCTTTTATTTTTGATGTAACTTCTAATAATTTTGCTGATTTTATCGCTATGAGAGCGATGAGTTTTGATGGCAATCAAGAGAATAACGCTTGGGGTAATAGCGTCATGACGCTAAAAAGCGAGATCAATTCGCCTTTTTATCTGAACTTCCACATGCCTACTGATTTTGGTTCAGCTTCAGCAGGACACACTTTGATACTTGGCTCAACAGGTTCAGGTAAGACAGTGTTTATGTCAATGACTCTAAACGCTATGGGACAATTTGCTCACAATTTTCCTGCTAATGTCAGCAAAGACAAGCAAAAGCTCACTATGGTCTATATGGATAAAGATTATGGCGCTTATGGGAATATTGTCGCAATGGGTGGGGAGTATGTCAAAATTGAGCTAGGGACAGATACAGGATTAAATCCTTTTGCTTGGGCGGCTTGTGTGCAAAAAACAAATACAACAATGGAGCAAAAACAAACAGCTATTTCTGTTGTCAAAGAGCTTGTGAAAAACTTAGCAACCAAAAGCGATGAAAAAGATGAAAATGGCAACAGCATCTCTTTTAGCCTAACTGATTCTAATACGCTTGCAGCGGCAGTAACCAACCTTATCACAGGAGATATGAACCTAGATTATCCCATCACTCAACTTATTAATGCTTTCGGAAAAGACCACAATGATCCTAATGGGCTTGTCGCGCGATTAGCGCCTTTTTGTAAATCAACCAATGGTGAATTTCAATGGCTTTTTGATAATAAAGCAACAGATCGCTTAGATTTTTCAAAAACGATTATTGGCGTTGATGGGTCAAGTTTCCTAGACAATAATGATGTTTCGCCCTTTATTTGTTTTTACCTTTTCGCTCGTATCCAAGAGGCAATGGATGGGCGTAGATTTGTCTTAGATATTGATGAAGCTTGGAAATATTTAGGCGATCCAAAGGTCGCTTATTTTGTAAGAGACATGCTAAAAACTGCAAGGAAAAGAAACGCTATTGTTAGACTTGCGACTCAAAGCATCACTGATCTTTTGGCTTGCCCTATTGCTGATACTATTAGAGAACAATGCCCTACAAAGATTTTTTTGAGAAACGATGGGGGCAATCTTTCTGATTACCAAAGATTAGCTAATGTTACAGAAAAAGAATTTGAAATCATCACTAAGGGGCTAGATAGGAAAATTCTCTACAAACAAGATGGAAGCCCTAGCGTTATCGCTAGTTTTAATTTGAGAGGCATTCCTAAAGAATATTTGAAAATTTTATCCACAGATACTGTATTTGTCAAAGAAATTGACAAGATTATACAAAATCGTAGTATCATAGATAAATATCAGGCCTTGAGGCAAATGTATCAACAAATAAAGGAGTATTAA
- the cagF gene encoding type IV secretion system chaperone CagF, with protein MKQSLREQKLLKILENDVLTILDSFSNYLFELKEELDFIEEEMEGEITEQNLTTLYDFSNFLEDHVNVFYENVLNIDDVKAEHLYSGLIDSLNANLHFVKSFLSNQDLDFRFFKEINDGQDPQKTLSRLIPLQSGKNDASSFKENNSFVSLVYVYVYSMLETIMQSYRILRLLEKPINNNINEDMQSDIENFFVQANFLEYYVQNKIYPTSHAYDFTHLIMDSIVPNWIQVDMSVEAKKKELFEKYFQNIDEVTNKMLDQKDQNKNSD; from the coding sequence ATGAAACAAAGTTTGCGTGAACAAAAATTATTGAAAATTTTAGAAAATGATGTCTTGACGATTTTGGATAGTTTTTCTAATTATCTTTTTGAACTGAAAGAAGAATTGGACTTCATAGAAGAAGAAATGGAAGGCGAAATCACTGAACAAAACCTTACCACTCTTTATGATTTTTCTAATTTCTTAGAAGACCATGTCAATGTGTTTTATGAGAATGTTTTAAATATAGATGATGTCAAAGCAGAACACCTTTATTCAGGTCTCATAGATAGTCTCAATGCTAATCTTCACTTTGTCAAGTCATTTCTCAGTAATCAGGATTTAGACTTCCGCTTTTTTAAAGAAATAAACGATGGGCAAGATCCCCAAAAAACACTATCAAGATTGATTCCTCTTCAAAGTGGGAAGAATGACGCAAGCTCGTTTAAAGAAAATAATTCTTTTGTATCATTAGTTTATGTTTATGTTTACTCCATGCTAGAAACTATCATGCAGTCGTATAGGATTCTCAGATTACTAGAAAAACCTATCAATAACAACATAAACGAGGATATGCAGAGCGATATAGAGAATTTTTTTGTTCAAGCGAATTTTTTAGAATACTATGTTCAGAACAAAATATACCCAACAAGTCATGCCTATGACTTCACGCATTTAATCATGGACTCCATTGTTCCTAATTGGATTCAGGTTGATATGAGCGTTGAAGCTAAAAAGAAAGAGCTTTTTGAAAAATATTTTCAAAACATTGATGAAGTAACAAACAAAATGCTCGATCAAAAAGATCAAAACAAAAATAGCGATTGA
- the cagG gene encoding cag pathogenicity island type IV secretion system translocation protein CagG — translation MKTNFYKIKLLFAWCLIIGMFNAPLNADQNTDIKDISPEDMALNSVGLVSRDQLKIEIPKETLEQKVAILNDYNDKNVNIKFDNISLGSFQPNDNLGINAMWGIQNLLMSQMMGDYGPNNPFMYGYAPTYPDSSFLPPSLGGY, via the coding sequence ATGAAAACGAATTTTTATAAAATTAAATTACTATTTGCTTGGTGTCTTATCATTGGTATGTTTAACGCTCCGCTTAACGCTGACCAAAACACTGATATAAAAGATATTAGTCCTGAAGATATGGCACTAAATAGCGTGGGGCTTGTTTCTAGAGATCAACTAAAAATAGAGATCCCTAAAGAAACCCTAGAGCAAAAAGTGGCCATACTCAATGACTATAATGATAAGAATGTTAATATCAAGTTTGATAACATAAGTTTAGGGAGTTTTCAACCTAATGATAATCTAGGTATCAATGCGATGTGGGGCATTCAAAATCTTCTCATGAGCCAAATGATGGGCGATTACGGACCAAACAATCCTTTCATGTATGGTTATGCACCAACATATCCAGATTCATCGTTTTTACCACCAAGCTTAGGGGGGTATTAA
- the cagI gene encoding cag pathogenicity island type IV secretion system translocation protein CagI, producing MKYFLSIFSFLTFLFLNGGEAVITLEPALKAIQADAQAKQKTAQAELKAIEAQSNAKEKAIQAQIEGELRTQLATMSAMLKGANGVINGVNGMTGGFFAGSDILLGIMQGYSSALSALGGNVKMIVEKQKINTQTEIQNMQIALQKNNEIIKLKMNQQNALLEALKNSFEPSVTLKTQMEMLSQALGSSSDNTKYIAYNTIGIKAFEETLKGFETWLEVAMQKATLIDYNSLTGQALFQSAIYEPALSFFSSMGAPFGIIETFTLAPTKCPYLDGLKISACLMEQVIQNYRKIVALIQNKLNDADFQNIAYLNGINEEIKTLKGSVDLNALIEVAILNAENHLNYIENLEKKADLWEEQLKLERETTARNIASSKVIVK from the coding sequence GTGAAGTATTTTTTAAGCATATTTTCTTTCTTAACTTTTTTGTTTCTGAATGGTGGAGAGGCAGTAATAACGCTTGAACCTGCCTTAAAAGCCATTCAAGCGGATGCACAAGCCAAACAAAAAACCGCTCAAGCCGAATTAAAAGCCATAGAGGCTCAATCTAATGCCAAAGAAAAAGCCATTCAAGCGCAAATAGAGGGAGAATTGAGAACTCAGCTTGCAACTATGAGCGCTATGTTAAAAGGGGCTAATGGTGTTATTAATGGTGTCAATGGCATGACAGGGGGGTTTTTTGCAGGTTCAGACATCTTGCTTGGCATCATGCAAGGGTATTCAAGCGCGCTTAGCGCATTGGGGGGAAATGTCAAAATGATCGTAGAAAAACAAAAAATTAATACCCAAACAGAAATCCAAAACATGCAAATCGCGCTCCAAAAAAATAACGAAATAATCAAGCTCAAAATGAACCAGCAAAACGCTCTCTTAGAAGCGTTAAAAAACAGCTTTGAACCGAGCGTTACCCTAAAAACACAAATGGAAATGCTTTCTCAAGCTCTAGGAAGTTCTTCTGACAACACTAAATACATCGCTTACAATACGATTGGTATCAAGGCGTTTGAAGAAACTTTAAAAGGTTTTGAAACATGGTTGGAAGTGGCTATGCAAAAAGCGACCCTTATTGACTACAATTCCCTAACAGGTCAGGCTTTGTTTCAAAGCGCCATCTACGAGCCTGCTCTTAGTTTTTTTTCAAGCATGGGTGCACCATTTGGAATCATTGAAACATTTACTCTGGCACCCACAAAATGCCCCTATCTTGATGGGCTAAAAATTTCAGCATGCCTTATGGAACAGGTTATTCAGAATTACAGAAAGATTGTAGCCCTTATTCAAAATAAACTGAATGATGCAGATTTTCAAAATATCGCTTATTTGAATGGGATCAATGAAGAAATCAAAACCTTAAAAGGATCAGTAGATTTGAATGCGCTCATAGAAGTTGCTATCTTAAACGCAGAAAACCATTTAAACTATATAGAGAATCTTGAAAAAAAAGCCGACCTTTGGGAAGAACAACTGAAATTAGAGAGAGAAACGACAGCAAGAAACATTGCTAGCTCTAAAGTTATTGTCAAATGA
- the cagL gene encoding cag pathogenicity island VirB5 family T4SS-associated adhesin CagL, with protein sequence MKTLVKNTISSFLLLSVLMAEDITSGLKQLDRTYKETNQQVLKNLDEIFSTTSPSANIGKEDALNIKKAAIALRGDLALLKANFEANELFFISEDVIFKTYMSSPELLLTYMKINPLDQNTADQQCGISDKVLVLYCEGKLKIEQEKQNIRERLETSLKAYQSNIGGTASLITASQTLVESLKNKNFIKGIRKLMLAHNKVFLNYLEKLDALEISLEQSKRQYLQERQSSKIIVK encoded by the coding sequence ATGAAAACACTCGTGAAAAATACCATATCTTCTTTTTTGCTATTGTCTGTTTTGATGGCAGAAGATATAACAAGCGGCTTAAAGCAACTTGATAGAACCTACAAAGAGACCAACCAACAAGTGCTCAAAAACTTAGATGAGATTTTTTCAACCACTAGCCCTAGCGCTAATATAGGTAAAGAAGATGCTCTAAACATCAAAAAAGCAGCCATTGCTTTGAGGGGAGATTTAGCGTTATTGAAAGCCAATTTTGAAGCGAATGAGTTATTTTTCATCTCAGAAGATGTGATTTTCAAGACTTATATGTCTAGCCCTGAACTTTTATTAACCTATATGAAAATCAATCCCTTAGACCAAAACACTGCTGATCAGCAATGCGGAATATCCGATAAAGTTTTAGTTCTTTATTGTGAGGGGAAGCTGAAAATCGAGCAAGAAAAACAAAATATAAGAGAGCGTTTAGAAACTTCTCTAAAGGCGTATCAGAGCAACATTGGAGGTACAGCTTCCTTAATCACTGCTTCACAGACGCTTGTAGAAAGCCTAAAGAATAAAAATTTCATCAAAGGAATCAGAAAGCTTATGTTAGCTCACAACAAGGTCTTTTTAAATTATTTAGAGAAGTTGGACGCATTAGAAATATCCCTAGAACAAAGTAAGCGACAATACCTACAAGAAAGGCAATCAAGTAAGATTATTGTTAAATGA
- the cagN gene encoding cag pathogenicity island type IV secretion system protein CagN, with translation MKSIFKKLGSVALYFLVIYGGLNAINTALLPSEYKKLVALGFKKIKTLHQRHDDKEVTEEEKKFATNALREKLRNDRARAEQIQKNIEAFEKKNNSSIQKKATKHKGLQELNETNANPLNGNPNSNSSTETKSNKDDNFDEMINKVNEAFVKPATPLVPNEWRTPEIEAIINECIISSNDYDGLRKCLIKGIKDQKILAPLLEKIQEIETENNKFSRQHLSGLKLALNNSNNRTFLIASCAICEKRKKEMEQENNYQDTTNASEFGATDTKKNEAKDAAFSNNRSKSELPNSVINQIEQSIAHGKK, from the coding sequence TTGAAAAGTATCTTCAAAAAACTAGGTTCTGTCGCTCTTTATTTTTTAGTTATTTATGGGGGCTTAAACGCTATCAATACAGCATTATTACCGAGTGAATACAAAAAATTAGTGGCTTTAGGCTTTAAAAAAATCAAAACACTCCATCAAAGACATGACGACAAAGAAGTTACAGAAGAGGAAAAAAAATTCGCCACTAACGCTTTGAGAGAAAAATTACGAAATGATAGGGCGAGAGCGGAGCAAATTCAAAAAAATATTGAAGCGTTTGAAAAAAAGAACAACTCTTCTATTCAAAAAAAAGCGACTAAGCACAAGGGATTACAAGAATTAAATGAAACTAACGCTAACCCTTTGAATGGCAATCCTAATAGTAATTCTTCCACTGAAACCAAATCTAATAAAGATGATAACTTTGATGAGATGATCAATAAGGTGAATGAAGCTTTTGTGAAACCTGCTACTCCGCTTGTGCCTAATGAGTGGAGAACGCCTGAAATTGAAGCCATTATCAATGAGTGTATTATTTCAAGCAACGATTACGATGGGTTAAGAAAGTGTTTGATCAAAGGCATCAAGGATCAAAAAATTCTTGCCCCCTTATTAGAAAAAATTCAAGAAATAGAGACAGAAAATAACAAGTTTTCTAGACAACACTTGAGTGGTTTAAAGCTCGCTCTTAATAACAGCAACAATAGAACCTTTCTTATAGCTTCGTGTGCTATTTGTGAGAAGAGAAAAAAAGAAATGGAGCAAGAAAATAACTACCAAGATACTACAAATGCAAGTGAGTTTGGAGCTACTGATACAAAAAAAAATGAAGCAAAAGATGCAGCATTCTCAAACAATCGCTCTAAATCTGAACTGCCCAATAGCGTCATTAATCAAATAGAACAAAGCATCGCTCATGGAAAAAAATAG
- the cagM gene encoding type IV secretion system apparatus protein CagM: MLAKIVFSSLVAFGVLSANVEQFGSFFNEIKKEQEEVAAKEDALKARKKLLNNTHDFLEDLIFRKQKIKELVDHRAKVLLDLENKYKKEKEALEKETRGKILTAKSKAYGDLEQALKDNSLYKKLLPNPYAYVLNQETFTKEDKERLSYYYPQVKNSNIFKKTTATTKDKAQALLQMGVFSLDEEQNKKASRLALSYKQAIEEYSNNISNLLSRKELDNIDYYLQLERNKFDSKAKDIAQKATNTLIFNSERLAFSMAIDKINEKYLRGYEAFSNLLKNVKDDVELNTLTKNFTNQKLSFAQKQKLCLLVLDSFNFDTQSKKSILKKTNEYNIFVDSDPMMSDKTTMQKEHYKIFNFFKTVLSAYRNNVAKNNPFE; the protein is encoded by the coding sequence ATGCTTGCAAAAATCGTTTTTAGCTCATTGGTTGCGTTTGGAGTTTTGTCGGCTAATGTGGAGCAGTTTGGTTCATTTTTCAACGAGATAAAAAAAGAACAAGAAGAGGTGGCTGCAAAAGAAGACGCTCTTAAGGCCCGCAAAAAGCTCTTAAATAATACGCATGATTTCTTAGAAGACTTGATTTTTAGAAAACAAAAAATCAAAGAGCTTGTGGATCATAGAGCTAAAGTTCTTTTAGATTTAGAAAACAAATACAAAAAAGAAAAAGAGGCTCTAGAGAAAGAGACAAGAGGTAAGATCCTTACTGCTAAGTCAAAGGCTTATGGGGATCTAGAGCAAGCCTTAAAAGATAACTCTCTCTATAAGAAACTTCTTCCTAACCCTTATGCCTATGTTTTAAACCAAGAAACATTCACCAAAGAAGATAAGGAGCGTTTGAGTTATTACTACCCACAAGTCAAAAACAGCAACATTTTCAAAAAAACTACCGCTACCACTAAAGATAAGGCTCAGGCTTTGCTTCAAATGGGTGTGTTTTCTTTAGATGAAGAACAAAACAAAAAAGCGAGCCGATTAGCTTTATCTTACAAGCAAGCGATTGAAGAATATTCCAATAACATTTCTAATTTATTGAGCAGAAAAGAATTGGATAATATAGATTATTACTTACAGCTTGAAAGAAACAAGTTTGACTCCAAAGCAAAAGATATCGCTCAAAAAGCTACTAACACGCTTATTTTTAACTCGGAACGCTTGGCGTTTAGCATGGCGATTGATAAGATCAATGAGAAATACTTAAGGGGCTATGAGGCTTTTTCTAACTTGTTGAAAAATGTCAAAGATGATGTGGAATTGAATACTCTGACTAAAAACTTTACCAATCAAAAATTGAGTTTCGCTCAAAAACAAAAATTGTGTTTGTTGGTTTTAGACAGCTTCAATTTTGATACCCAATCCAAAAAATCTATATTAAAAAAGACTAATGAATACAATATTTTCGTAGATAGCGATCCTATGATGAGCGACAAAACAACTATGCAAAAAGAACACTACAAGATATTTAACTTCTTCAAAACAGTGCTTTCTGCATACCGAAACAATGTTGCCAAAAATAATCCCTTTGAATAG
- the cagP gene encoding cag pathogenicity island protein CagP: MKQPISKLKQNFLQFKHSFNKHLDKYSLYYRLFNISSIVIGFLIGLFSYGAGVILVYPILFLFALITKPSFFYYTTYLLLLVSLSAISKYYLLSHANFTMKLIILMTQWQNWFL, encoded by the coding sequence ATGAAACAACCGATTAGCAAATTAAAACAAAACTTCTTACAATTCAAACATTCTTTCAATAAACATTTAGATAAGTACAGCTTATATTATAGGCTGTTCAATATTAGCTCTATCGTTATAGGTTTTTTAATAGGGCTTTTTTCTTATGGGGCAGGGGTGATTTTAGTTTATCCAATATTATTCTTATTTGCTCTTATAACAAAACCTAGCTTTTTTTATTACACTACTTATCTTTTGCTACTCGTTTCTCTCAGTGCAATAAGCAAATACTATCTCTTAAGCCACGCAAATTTCACAATGAAGCTAATCATACTTATGACTCAATGGCAAAACTGGTTCTTGTAA
- a CDS encoding cag pathogenicity island protein — MLSAKTRIRTPSKRELVQPKIKGLIMGKILASLLGGGTNLFMGLSSDLFSMILNFLFFLMLMMGLNEILEKKFNLPMDNIKNFMTEVLKNGFGSMKNMGSALIGNGFSSSKSDKTANKMGVPQVKL; from the coding sequence GTGCTCTCTGCTAAAACACGCATTAGAACTCCGAGCAAGCGAGAACTTGTACAACCAAAAATAAAAGGACTGATTATGGGAAAAATTTTAGCTTCTTTGTTGGGTGGCGGAACAAATCTTTTTATGGGTTTATCTAGTGATTTGTTTTCTATGATATTAAATTTTTTGTTCTTTCTAATGTTAATGATGGGACTTAATGAAATATTAGAGAAGAAATTCAACTTACCCATGGATAATATCAAGAATTTTATGACGGAAGTGCTGAAGAATGGATTTGGTAGTATGAAAAACATGGGATCTGCTTTGATTGGCAATGGTTTTAGCAGTAGCAAATCAGACAAAACCGCTAATAAAATGGGTGTCCCCCAAGTAAAACTTTAG